One segment of Deltaproteobacteria bacterium DNA contains the following:
- a CDS encoding Fic family protein: MALLSKTLKDLLERKLDFLNALRPLPRSAIEKLRDHFKIEMTYNSNAIEGNSLTLKETFLVINEGLTIKGKSLKDHLEAKDHHAALEYLYELVEYKKRETISEHLIRTLHQLVTRETEEEWAGRYRESNVIIGGADHTPPDALDVPMLMRELMQWFQKNQKKFHVVELAALFHHRLVHIHPFLDGNGRTARLAMNVLLMKAGYPLVVILKNDRKKYYRVLSEADQGKPALLVQFIAQSVERALNIYLKVLTPTSKKREKFLPLSEIAKGSHHSQKYLNLLIRQGKLEAHKEGRIWLTSREALLRYREGRQRKRR; the protein is encoded by the coding sequence ATGGCTTTATTGTCGAAAACCCTGAAGGATTTGCTCGAAAGAAAACTCGACTTTCTCAATGCGCTTCGTCCCTTGCCCCGTTCAGCCATAGAAAAACTGCGGGATCATTTCAAAATTGAGATGACCTATAACTCCAATGCCATTGAAGGGAATAGTCTGACACTCAAAGAGACCTTTCTCGTAATCAACGAAGGGCTCACAATCAAGGGGAAATCATTAAAAGATCATCTGGAGGCCAAGGACCATCACGCCGCTTTGGAATATCTCTATGAACTTGTGGAATATAAAAAGAGAGAGACGATCTCCGAACACCTCATTCGGACTTTGCATCAATTGGTGACAAGAGAAACCGAAGAGGAATGGGCGGGCAGGTACCGGGAAAGCAATGTTATTATCGGTGGGGCCGATCATACACCACCCGATGCTTTGGATGTTCCCATGCTGATGCGAGAATTGATGCAATGGTTTCAAAAAAATCAAAAAAAATTTCATGTTGTCGAACTGGCCGCTCTATTTCATCATCGATTGGTGCATATTCATCCTTTCTTGGATGGAAATGGCAGAACAGCAAGACTTGCAATGAATGTACTCCTTATGAAGGCGGGCTATCCGCTGGTTGTGATTCTCAAAAACGACCGTAAAAAGTATTATAGGGTTTTGAGTGAGGCAGATCAGGGGAAACCGGCTTTGTTGGTGCAATTTATTGCTCAATCGGTGGAACGCGCTCTCAATATCTATCTTAAAGTTTTGACACCCACATCAAAAAAACGGGAGAAATTTCTGCCTCTGTCTGAAATTGCCAAAGGAAGTCACCATTCACAAAAATATTTAAATCTGCTGATACGGCAAGGAAAACTGGAAGCTCACAAAGAGGGAAGAATTTGGCTAACCTCTCGTGAAGCCCTTCTGCGCTACCGAGAGGGGCGACAGAGAAAAAGAAGGTAA